The following proteins come from a genomic window of Peromyscus eremicus chromosome 23, PerEre_H2_v1, whole genome shotgun sequence:
- the LOC131898610 gene encoding paired immunoglobulin-like type 2 receptor beta-2, translating into MAAGPPLLPGGSAGLISWRYLDPCFCFRFCYKHGYKLRLQILPILPRYLNEIRQRTYLWIKQPPAISGVQGSSIKIPFSFYFPWESAEGPQMRILWRWKHFHEEFIYNSSSGFKHEHFKDWITLNWAHSQKSGVLRILNWKEKDQTTYYRQVHLNTKEGIKCIQSINGTRLTIIHAIRTTMQSLSMVTSAVTTAGLEDTEGLRNPSLVNLGATVRVVLATAVLITPVFVLMVFLWWKQR; encoded by the exons ATGGCTGCAG GGCCTCCTCTCCTGCCTGGTGGCTCTGCTGGTCTCATTTCCTGGAGATATTTGGATCCTTGCTTCTGCTTCCGCTTCTGTTACAAGCATGGCTACAAGCTG AGACTTCAGATTCTCCCCATCCTTCCCAGGTATCTCAATGAGATACGACAGAGAACCTATCTATGGATCAAGCAACCACCCGCCATCTCTGGTGTCCAGGGCAGCTCCATCaagatccccttctccttctACTTCCCCTGGGAGTCAGCAGAGGGTCCACAGATGAGGATTCTCTGGAGATGGAAACACTTCCATGAGGAATTTATCTACAACTCTTCCTCAGGTTTCAAACATGAGCATTTCAAGGACTGGATCACCCTGAATTGGGCCCATAGTCAGAAGTCTGGAGTCCTCAGAATCCTGAACTGGAAGGAGAAGGACCAGACTACATACTACCGCCAAGTTCAtctgaacacaaaagaaggcattAAGTGTATTCAGTCTATTAATGGGACTCGACTGACCATCATCCATG CCATTAGGACCACCATGCAGAGCCTCTCCATGGTCACTTCTGCAGTCACCACAGCTGGCCTGGAGGACACAGAGGGCCTGAGAAATCCTTCACTTGTGAACCTGGGAGCCACAGTCAGGGTGGTGTTGGCCACGGCTGTGCTCATAACCCCTGTCTTTGTGTTGATGGTCTTCCTCTGGTGGAAGCAAAGGTAA
- the Pvrig gene encoding transmembrane protein PVRIG, producing MAQAQALVLFSSLLTVCVSEGSPEVWVRVQMEATGFPSLSLSVRCGVLGTNFISLVTVIWERFVDAQGTKLAVLHPELGTQRWGPTSQARWETSNSVSLTLTLEQSKAKTSLANSTFCCEFVTFPHGSRVDCGELHSSDPGLSAPTPVPILQADLARILGTAGFLLLGFVFILYLLWRQKHCCFSKSQPSPTTTRAQTQAQVRPEGWCLEQGSRGPPQPASKVSLATLHAPTPPFSTSV from the exons ATGGCCCAGGCTCAGGCCCTGGTGCTATTCTCCTCACTGCTGACCGTCTGTGTCTCTGAAG GGAGCCCCGAGGTGTGGGTGCGAGTCCAGATGGAGGCCACCGGGTTcccatccctctccctctcagTTCGCTGTGGGGTCTTAGGAACCAATTTCATCTCCCTGGTAACAGTCATCTGGGAAAGATTTGTGGATGCCCAAGGGACCAAACTAGCTGTGTTACATCCAGAACTCGGCACCCAGCGGTGGGGCCCCACCTCCCAGGCCCGCTGGGAAACCTCaaacagtgtctctctcactctgacCCTGGAACAATCCAAAGCAAAAACGTCCCTGGCTAACAGCACATTCTGCTGCGAGTTCGTCACTTTCCCTCACGGTTCCAGGGTTGACTGTGGAGAGCTGCATAGCTCAGATCCAG GACTCTCTGCCCCAACTCCAGTCCCCATTCTTCAAGCAGACCTGGCCAGGATCTTGGGAACCGCAGGGTTTCTCCTGCTTGGTTTCGTCTTCATACTCTATCTCCTGTGGCGGCAGAAGCATTG CTGTTTCAGTAAATCTCAGCCGTCCCCCACGACCACTCGGGCACAGACGCAAGCTCAGGTGAGGCCTGAAGGATGGTGTCTGGAGCAGGGTTCCAGGGGTCCCCCACAGCCAGCCAGCAAAGTATCCCTGGCCACTCTCcacgcccccacccccccattcagCACCTCTGTCTGA